From Ignavibacteriota bacterium, the proteins below share one genomic window:
- a CDS encoding PD40 domain-containing protein, whose amino-acid sequence MKTRMCILLCLAFSVSVSATAQNFSSYPIVVRPIDTDINTAENDYAPFLSIDRGTMYFTSYRGAGSRGEADIYRAARSGERWAAAANAGDVFNTGDNDGALAIAADNTSVVFASEERPGGLGDTDLWLGRLVNGVLSDVRNPGAVVNSTRWDSQPTLSGDGTTLIFSSDRPGGKGGADLWIATSDNWGTFREARPLGTLLNTSGNECAPYLTPDGGTLYFASDGHGGYGGYDIWMSIREGDTWTAPVNLGPVINSDEDDLFFHAPAKDREFFLASARRGGYGGLDIYAGTPNVFGAGMFRMVVRVIDSVSGAPLPSIVTVTDAETGGVVASFVTNSQADEYAQLLPAARAYKVEASIREYPPRSALVVSTPPNTEAVTVLRFGPITVAEFDLGKYNVPFFVTGYYRPNTKQNLAELFGKLSGPLSQAGYIERFKEQSKRHQQYQAYAETVEGIFQTVYTAGVDEIFPRFKAAALPGEALEIRVIGYADPQPIVGVFHEEHRVDFVDVSGVAHSVDKGESLDNLKLSGLRAHFSAEYLDELFSASAAKGLTTYKELRDAGRIRYVVVGGDVSRDQNDFAAQRRIRITMSRVGTAPRGADSDFDLNKRYK is encoded by the coding sequence ATGAAAACTCGCATGTGCATCCTGCTCTGCCTCGCCTTCTCGGTCTCCGTTTCCGCGACCGCGCAGAATTTCAGTTCCTATCCCATCGTCGTGCGGCCCATCGACACCGACATCAACACGGCCGAGAACGACTACGCGCCGTTCCTCAGCATCGACCGCGGCACGATGTATTTCACGTCGTACCGCGGCGCGGGCTCGCGCGGCGAGGCCGACATTTACCGCGCCGCGCGCAGCGGCGAACGCTGGGCCGCCGCCGCGAACGCGGGCGACGTCTTTAATACGGGCGATAACGACGGCGCCCTCGCGATCGCGGCCGACAATACCAGCGTCGTGTTCGCGTCCGAGGAACGGCCCGGCGGCCTGGGCGATACGGACCTCTGGCTCGGGCGTCTCGTGAACGGCGTCCTATCTGATGTGCGCAATCCCGGAGCTGTTGTCAACAGCACCCGGTGGGATTCGCAGCCCACACTCTCGGGCGACGGCACCACACTGATATTTTCGTCGGACAGACCCGGCGGGAAGGGCGGGGCGGATCTGTGGATCGCGACCAGCGACAACTGGGGCACGTTCCGCGAGGCGCGGCCACTCGGTACGCTGCTCAACACATCCGGCAATGAATGCGCCCCCTACCTTACGCCCGATGGCGGCACGTTGTATTTCGCCAGCGACGGGCACGGCGGTTATGGCGGCTACGATATCTGGATGTCGATACGTGAAGGCGACACATGGACGGCGCCCGTCAATCTCGGCCCCGTCATAAATTCCGATGAAGACGATCTGTTCTTCCATGCTCCCGCGAAAGACCGCGAGTTCTTCCTCGCCTCCGCGCGACGTGGTGGCTACGGCGGACTCGACATTTACGCGGGCACACCGAACGTGTTCGGGGCGGGTATGTTCCGCATGGTTGTGCGTGTGATCGATTCCGTGAGCGGCGCACCGCTGCCGAGCATCGTCACCGTGACCGACGCGGAGACCGGCGGCGTTGTCGCGTCGTTCGTCACCAATTCGCAGGCCGACGAATACGCGCAGTTGCTGCCCGCGGCGCGCGCCTACAAGGTCGAGGCCAGCATACGCGAGTATCCGCCGCGGTCCGCTCTGGTCGTATCGACACCGCCGAACACCGAGGCCGTCACCGTGCTGCGCTTCGGACCCATCACTGTCGCGGAATTCGATCTCGGCAAATACAACGTGCCGTTTTTTGTCACCGGGTATTACCGGCCCAACACAAAACAGAATCTTGCGGAACTGTTCGGCAAACTGTCAGGACCCCTCTCGCAGGCCGGCTACATCGAGCGTTTCAAGGAGCAGTCGAAGCGCCATCAACAATACCAGGCCTATGCGGAGACTGTCGAGGGGATTTTCCAGACTGTGTACACCGCAGGTGTGGACGAGATTTTTCCGCGCTTCAAGGCCGCGGCGCTGCCGGGCGAGGCGCTTGAAATCCGCGTCATCGGTTATGCCGATCCGCAGCCCATCGTCGGGGTATTTCACGAAGAGCACCGCGTCGATTTTGTGGATGTCTCCGGTGTTGCACATTCGGTGGACAAGGGCGAAAGCCTCGACAACTTGAAGCTCTCAGGACTGCGGGCGCATTTCTCGGCCGAATATCTCGACGAGCTGTTTTCGGCATCCGCCGCGAAGGGTCTGACAACATACAAGGAATTACGCGATGCGGGACGTATCCGCTACGTGGTTGTGGGCGGCGATGTGAGCCGCGACCAGAACGACTTTGCCGCCCAGCGACGCATCCGCATCACGATGAGCCGCGTCGGAACCGCGCCTCGCGGAGCCGACAGCGACTTTGATCTCAACAAGAGGTACAAATGA